One genomic window of Phycisphaerae bacterium includes the following:
- a CDS encoding Gfo/Idh/MocA family oxidoreductase translates to MSNTKHHPVTVTTRRDFLKFSAAAAAGATTLSVAGGAHAAGNQVIRIGMIGCGGRCTGAADESMQAGPDVKLTAMCDVFKDKIEKSRESLKSKHPEQVQVDDAHCFVGLDGYKKVIDSVDVVLIACASKFHPMYAEAAIKAGKHVFVEKPHGIDALGVHRMKAVCELAKDKNLSILSGLQSRWHAGWQETIKRIHDGAIGEIVAIQCMFLRAPYVVVEREPGLSELEYQFRNWYHFCWLSGDDVPQSLVHNVDRASWALKEQLPTWAFGLGGRSASFGEKYGDMFDHHTVVYEYAGGARVYALCRTQENTYNNYSDIIMGTKGTCYLGECRIEGEKKWEFAGQHNNPGAAEQKALIEAVRNDKPINSGYHMNNSTMMGVMGQVACYTGKPVKWEEIWKSDFSFGPPPEKVTMDMEPPTKPEAGGDYPIPIPGQTRLLG, encoded by the coding sequence ATGAGCAATACAAAGCATCATCCCGTCACCGTCACGACGCGTCGCGATTTTCTGAAGTTTTCGGCGGCGGCCGCCGCTGGAGCCACAACCTTGAGCGTCGCCGGCGGAGCCCACGCCGCCGGGAATCAGGTCATTCGTATTGGCATGATCGGTTGCGGCGGCCGGTGCACGGGAGCCGCGGATGAGAGCATGCAGGCCGGTCCGGACGTGAAGCTCACGGCCATGTGCGACGTTTTCAAGGATAAGATTGAGAAGAGCCGCGAGAGTCTCAAGAGCAAGCATCCCGAGCAGGTGCAGGTGGATGATGCTCACTGCTTTGTCGGGCTGGACGGATACAAGAAAGTCATCGATTCCGTCGACGTCGTCCTGATTGCTTGTGCGTCCAAGTTTCACCCGATGTACGCCGAGGCGGCCATCAAGGCCGGCAAGCACGTGTTCGTCGAGAAGCCCCACGGCATCGACGCGCTTGGCGTCCACCGCATGAAGGCGGTTTGCGAGCTTGCCAAGGACAAAAACCTCAGCATCCTGTCCGGGCTGCAAAGCCGCTGGCACGCCGGCTGGCAGGAGACGATCAAACGCATTCATGACGGGGCGATCGGCGAAATTGTGGCCATCCAGTGCATGTTCCTTCGGGCACCGTACGTGGTCGTCGAGCGGGAGCCGGGCCTCAGCGAGCTGGAGTACCAATTCCGCAACTGGTACCACTTCTGCTGGCTGTCGGGCGACGACGTGCCGCAGTCACTGGTTCATAACGTGGATCGGGCGTCGTGGGCCCTCAAAGAGCAGTTGCCGACCTGGGCCTTCGGGTTGGGCGGCCGTTCGGCGTCTTTCGGTGAGAAATACGGCGACATGTTCGACCACCACACGGTCGTCTACGAGTATGCGGGTGGCGCACGCGTGTACGCCCTCTGTCGAACCCAGGAGAACACCTACAACAACTACAGCGACATCATTATGGGTACCAAGGGCACTTGCTATCTCGGCGAATGCCGCATCGAGGGTGAGAAGAAGTGGGAGTTCGCCGGCCAGCACAACAACCCCGGCGCGGCCGAGCAGAAGGCCCTGATAGAAGCAGTCCGAAACGACAAGCCCATCAACAGCGGCTACCATATGAACAACAGCACCATGATGGGCGTCATGGGTCAAGTTGCGTGCTATACGGGCAAGCCGGTCAAGTGGGAAGAGATCTGGAAATCCGACTTCAGTTTCGGCCCACCGCCGGAGAAGGTCACCATGGACATGGAACCGCCGACCAAACCCGAAGCAGGCGGCGACTATCCGATTCCGATTCCGGGTCAGACCAGACTGCTGGGCTAA
- a CDS encoding DUF1080 domain-containing protein codes for MLLRTTLIGLTAVVAMSTTSSAQAINEEFRSIFDGRTLNGWDGDPVYWRIEDGAITGQTTPDKPLKHNTFLIWRDGELDDFELVLEYRIFGGNSGIQYRSWEDPDKWGKWVAAGEQADIDATNKYTGILYSERSRGILAQRGQKVVIGEDHKARVVGTIGSAEELAAKIRNQDWNSYRVVARGNRYVHEINGQVMIEAVDEDRQASRRSGILALQLHAGDPMKVQFRDIRLKRLPMEGKKKIVFVAGTASHGYGSHEHNAGCLLLARLLNENVPAVHAVVYRNGRPTDPTAFDNANAIVFFADGAGGNMINNRLAEVGAAVDRGAGLAVLHYALDVPKGPVGDHMLKWIGGYFEQHWSVNPHWSARFAELPNHPITRGVRPFEIEDEWYYHMRFRENMENVTPILSAVPPERTREGPDGAYSGNPHVRARKGMLEVVAWAFERPDGGRGFGFTGGHFHWNWAHDDYRKLMLNALTWVAGAEVPPKGVPSKTPTFEELDANQDEPRPADFKVETIRAKLSQWSAATRPS; via the coding sequence ATGCTGTTGAGAACGACTCTCATCGGTCTTACCGCTGTGGTTGCCATGTCAACGACTTCGAGCGCCCAAGCCATCAACGAGGAGTTCAGGTCCATTTTCGATGGTAGAACGCTCAACGGCTGGGACGGCGACCCGGTCTATTGGCGCATCGAGGATGGAGCCATTACCGGTCAGACCACGCCGGACAAGCCGCTCAAGCACAACACTTTCCTCATCTGGCGAGATGGCGAGCTTGATGATTTCGAGCTGGTGCTTGAGTATCGCATCTTCGGCGGGAACAGTGGCATTCAGTATCGCAGTTGGGAGGATCCCGACAAGTGGGGCAAGTGGGTCGCGGCCGGCGAGCAGGCCGACATTGACGCCACAAACAAGTACACCGGCATCTTGTACAGCGAGCGGTCTCGGGGCATCCTGGCCCAGCGGGGTCAGAAGGTTGTCATTGGCGAGGACCACAAGGCCAGGGTCGTGGGCACGATCGGCAGTGCCGAGGAACTGGCCGCCAAGATCCGTAATCAGGACTGGAACAGCTACCGCGTGGTCGCCCGCGGCAACCGCTACGTGCACGAGATCAACGGGCAAGTCATGATCGAGGCCGTCGATGAAGACCGTCAGGCCTCGCGCCGTTCGGGCATCCTGGCCCTGCAACTTCACGCCGGCGATCCCATGAAGGTGCAGTTCCGCGACATTCGGCTTAAGCGTCTGCCGATGGAGGGCAAGAAGAAGATCGTATTTGTGGCCGGCACGGCCAGTCACGGCTATGGAAGTCACGAGCACAATGCGGGGTGCCTGCTGCTAGCCAGACTGCTGAACGAGAATGTGCCTGCCGTCCATGCGGTGGTGTACCGCAATGGCCGGCCAACCGACCCGACGGCGTTCGACAATGCCAACGCGATCGTCTTCTTCGCCGACGGGGCCGGCGGCAATATGATCAACAACCGCCTTGCCGAGGTCGGGGCCGCGGTTGACCGAGGCGCCGGCTTGGCCGTTCTGCACTACGCACTCGACGTGCCCAAGGGACCGGTCGGCGACCACATGCTCAAATGGATCGGCGGCTACTTCGAGCAGCACTGGTCGGTCAACCCGCACTGGTCCGCGCGGTTCGCGGAGTTGCCGAATCACCCGATCACGCGGGGGGTCAGGCCGTTCGAGATTGAGGACGAGTGGTACTACCACATGCGGTTCCGCGAGAACATGGAGAACGTCACGCCGATTCTCAGCGCAGTTCCGCCTGAGCGGACACGAGAAGGGCCGGACGGCGCCTATAGCGGCAATCCGCACGTTCGGGCGAGAAAGGGCATGTTGGAGGTGGTGGCATGGGCTTTCGAGCGACCCGATGGTGGGCGCGGATTCGGGTTTACGGGTGGGCACTTTCACTGGAACTGGGCGCATGACGATTATCGCAAGCTGATGCTCAACGCCCTGACGTGGGTGGCCGGCGCCGAGGTGCCGCCCAAGGGAGTGCCATCGAAAACGCCGACGTTCGAGGAGTTGGATGCCAACCAGGATGAGCCTCGCCCGGCGGATTTCAAGGTTGAGACGATTCGGGCCAAGCTCAGCCAGTGGAGCGCGGCGACTCGTCCTTCATGA
- a CDS encoding sigma-54 dependent transcriptional regulator: MRFSRTSQNAVLLVRSSTEGTEGLIRSLESRGGFDVVWVQSAAEAVTRVAADLCPLVLYDLADAANVAICPGPTAQSGCDASQSGTLLSQGLQVFRQIKQQSPHSQIVVLIAQGADVTTCCQAVVSGATSFVEWAPCMAVDQVVDTLKQALDRYEASVREGEDLRSRAIFDEAGIAGRSQIMAKLLFQAKRAALVSDAPVLVCGESGTGKQLLAEAIHRMDPKRRNYPFLTVNCAAITGTLAESALFGHRKGAFTGATQDRPGYFLAADKGTLLLDEISELEKPLQPKLLRVLQEGKILPVGDDIERQVNVRVIAACNRPLPILVQTGEFRLDLYQRLNVISLTMPPLRDRPEDIPPLVQFFLRQYASYYPRPIEGVDERVYEVLSRTIGSGNVRELENAVRQILAFKVAGTRIELSDIPPSLLKKQATPDPDVEMVNVLSSAVDAMLRGGRLTLAEMVEQFEAMILNEAMSRSTVTHCELAQRLGLSRRTFYHKLRKYDLPRPKKP, translated from the coding sequence GTGCGTTTTAGTCGTACGTCTCAAAACGCCGTTCTGCTTGTCCGTTCCAGCACAGAGGGTACCGAAGGACTGATTCGGTCTCTGGAATCCCGAGGCGGCTTCGATGTCGTCTGGGTGCAGTCCGCTGCGGAGGCCGTGACCAGGGTGGCAGCCGACCTCTGCCCGCTGGTGCTGTACGATCTCGCTGACGCGGCAAACGTGGCCATCTGCCCCGGCCCGACGGCCCAGTCCGGTTGTGACGCGAGTCAATCCGGTACCCTTCTTAGCCAGGGCCTCCAGGTTTTCAGGCAGATCAAACAGCAGTCGCCTCATTCGCAAATCGTAGTTCTGATCGCCCAGGGTGCCGACGTCACAACCTGTTGCCAAGCCGTGGTTTCAGGCGCCACCAGTTTCGTGGAATGGGCTCCCTGCATGGCAGTGGACCAGGTGGTGGACACCCTCAAACAGGCCTTGGACCGATACGAGGCCTCCGTCCGCGAGGGCGAAGACCTTAGGTCTCGAGCCATCTTTGACGAGGCTGGCATCGCGGGCAGAAGCCAGATCATGGCCAAGCTGCTCTTTCAGGCCAAGCGGGCGGCCTTGGTCTCAGATGCCCCCGTTCTGGTCTGCGGAGAGTCGGGCACCGGTAAACAACTCTTGGCAGAAGCCATCCATCGGATGGATCCCAAACGCCGCAATTATCCGTTCCTGACCGTCAACTGTGCGGCCATAACCGGAACACTGGCGGAAAGCGCCCTTTTCGGTCACCGGAAAGGCGCGTTCACGGGAGCCACACAAGACCGCCCCGGTTACTTCTTGGCAGCCGACAAGGGAACACTGCTCCTCGATGAAATCAGTGAGTTGGAAAAACCGCTGCAACCCAAGCTGCTGCGGGTCCTCCAGGAGGGCAAGATCCTGCCCGTCGGTGACGATATCGAGCGCCAGGTCAATGTACGGGTTATTGCCGCCTGCAACCGCCCGCTCCCCATACTTGTGCAAACCGGAGAGTTCCGCCTCGACCTGTATCAGCGGCTCAACGTGATCTCGCTCACCATGCCGCCGCTCCGAGACCGACCCGAGGACATCCCACCGCTGGTGCAGTTCTTCCTCCGCCAGTACGCCTCCTATTATCCTCGTCCCATCGAAGGCGTCGACGAGCGGGTATACGAAGTCCTTTCACGCACGATCGGCTCCGGAAACGTTCGCGAGCTGGAAAACGCGGTTCGGCAGATCCTGGCATTCAAGGTGGCCGGTACGCGAATCGAACTGAGCGACATTCCGCCGAGCCTGCTGAAAAAGCAGGCCACGCCCGATCCCGATGTCGAAATGGTCAATGTGCTCAGCTCCGCGGTAGACGCCATGCTCCGTGGCGGCCGGCTCACCCTGGCCGAGATGGTCGAGCAGTTCGAGGCAATGATTCTGAACGAGGCCATGTCGCGATCCACGGTGACCCATTGCGAACTGGCACAACGGCTGGGCCTCAGCCGACGAACCTTCTACCACAAGCTCCGCAAGTATGATCTCCCGCGGCCCAAAAAGCCCTGA
- a CDS encoding sialidase family protein, which produces MLSTLIRLCSQAAARRNGIILTLAMASTLPAFSLAARAQGVAKSPADVRAHMLREAHRSKPDYVVYVPQHWDSSRHDSHNEHFLVFEGPDGSLMAVWTQALEQPGPKNRIVFSRSDDDGKTWASPSHVAGPRTPDDPTHMASWAFPMVSRRGRIYVVYNQHQGISGWIPMHTGTMDAVYSDDNGRSWSKPQTIPMPKSPYDDPAGKTPAEWIVWQIPMRDMNGGFLVGYTHWLNPARATLKKVEGWTQIESVCEFMRFENVDANPEPKDLKVSYSGWGDKALRVPHFMHPLLSIAQEPSIVRLPDERLFCVMRTNSGYIWYSVSADDGRTWCNPRPLLRKDHGQPILQPVSCCPIYQLADGRYVLLHHNNRGNIEGRSERTSEPRRPAFLALGEFRPTADQPIWFSESKQFMDNDNVGPNGLSKEVDPKVNTAIGIYSSFTTRGGNNVLWHPDRKCFLLGKKVTDEFLADMTVPKE; this is translated from the coding sequence ATGCTGTCGACACTGATCCGCCTCTGCTCACAAGCTGCTGCTCGTCGCAACGGAATCATCCTGACATTGGCGATGGCCAGTACCCTGCCGGCGTTCTCATTGGCAGCACGGGCTCAGGGCGTTGCGAAGAGCCCGGCCGACGTCCGGGCCCACATGCTCCGCGAGGCCCATCGCAGCAAGCCGGATTACGTCGTCTATGTCCCGCAGCACTGGGACAGTTCGAGGCACGATTCGCACAACGAGCACTTCCTGGTGTTTGAGGGGCCGGACGGTTCGCTGATGGCCGTGTGGACGCAGGCTCTGGAACAGCCCGGCCCGAAGAACCGCATCGTTTTTTCGCGCTCCGATGATGACGGCAAGACCTGGGCATCGCCTTCGCACGTCGCCGGGCCGCGGACGCCTGACGACCCGACGCACATGGCCAGTTGGGCATTCCCGATGGTATCCAGGCGTGGACGTATCTATGTGGTCTACAACCAGCACCAGGGCATCAGCGGCTGGATTCCCATGCACACCGGAACGATGGACGCGGTGTACAGCGACGACAACGGCCGCAGTTGGTCAAAGCCGCAGACCATTCCGATGCCCAAGAGTCCGTATGACGACCCTGCCGGCAAGACGCCGGCCGAGTGGATCGTCTGGCAGATACCGATGCGGGACATGAACGGCGGCTTTCTTGTCGGATACACTCACTGGCTCAACCCGGCCCGGGCCACACTAAAGAAAGTCGAGGGCTGGACGCAGATCGAGTCGGTGTGCGAGTTCATGCGTTTTGAGAACGTAGATGCAAACCCGGAACCCAAGGATTTGAAGGTCAGCTATTCAGGTTGGGGCGACAAGGCCCTGCGCGTCCCCCACTTCATGCACCCGCTGCTCAGCATCGCCCAGGAGCCGAGTATCGTTCGCCTGCCGGATGAACGGTTATTCTGCGTGATGCGAACCAATTCCGGCTACATCTGGTACAGCGTGTCGGCCGACGATGGGAGAACGTGGTGCAATCCGCGTCCGTTGCTGCGCAAGGACCACGGCCAGCCCATTCTTCAGCCGGTGTCGTGCTGCCCCATTTACCAGTTGGCTGACGGTCGTTATGTTCTGCTGCATCATAACAATCGAGGCAATATTGAAGGGAGATCCGAGCGAACCAGCGAGCCCCGACGACCGGCGTTCCTGGCGCTGGGCGAGTTCCGCCCGACGGCCGATCAGCCCATCTGGTTCAGCGAATCCAAGCAGTTTATGGACAACGACAACGTCGGGCCGAACGGCCTGAGCAAGGAGGTCGATCCGAAGGTCAACACAGCCATCGGCATTTACAGCAGCTTCACCACTCGCGGCGGCAACAACGTTTTGTGGCACCCTGACCGCAAGTGCTTTCTGCTGGGCAAGAAGGTCACGGATGAGTTTCTGGCGGACATGACGGTGCCGAAGGAGTAA
- a CDS encoding prepilin-type N-terminal cleavage/methylation domain-containing protein, with protein sequence MKNGFRTSGAKGRRRRLSLLDSAIGKDAFTLIEVLVVVAIIALLLAMLLPGLSRARRQAATVVCLSNLHQMLTTTQAYTAVYSGFYPPSHDTVTAPAANGDSDRQIDYGWDITRITDLMTGKVRVLPGLIWQGKTIEAIQQCPGFAGPAMWADDRYTGYNYNSSYIGAFRKRKEKTVSLGPAAPAQAVSWSVVVRPARQDEIRMPSLCALFGDGEYVAGANKFMRSPWGSEQGARDTWVNSGRGAGTQGYRHTGRTNVAFADGHARPWNRRHTETYDLEKPYIGDNNGFLSPDNSLYDLK encoded by the coding sequence ATGAAGAATGGATTCAGAACCTCGGGGGCCAAGGGCCGTCGTCGACGGTTGTCGCTGCTTGATTCGGCCATCGGCAAGGATGCATTCACTCTGATTGAGGTGCTCGTTGTTGTCGCCATCATCGCTTTGCTCCTGGCCATGCTCTTGCCCGGGTTGAGCAGGGCCCGACGACAGGCTGCCACCGTGGTTTGCCTGAGCAATCTGCATCAGATGCTCACGACCACGCAGGCCTATACCGCCGTGTATTCGGGCTTTTACCCTCCTTCCCATGACACGGTGACCGCGCCGGCCGCCAACGGCGATTCAGACCGCCAGATCGACTACGGATGGGACATCACTCGAATCACGGACCTGATGACTGGCAAGGTCCGTGTTCTTCCCGGCTTGATCTGGCAGGGCAAGACCATTGAGGCGATTCAGCAGTGTCCGGGCTTTGCCGGCCCGGCCATGTGGGCGGATGATCGCTACACCGGATACAACTACAACAGCAGCTACATAGGCGCTTTCCGGAAGAGGAAGGAAAAGACCGTGTCTCTTGGGCCGGCCGCCCCGGCACAGGCAGTCTCCTGGTCCGTCGTGGTTCGCCCCGCTCGACAGGACGAGATTCGAATGCCCTCGCTGTGCGCGCTCTTTGGAGACGGGGAGTATGTCGCGGGAGCCAACAAGTTCATGCGTTCCCCCTGGGGCTCCGAGCAGGGGGCTCGGGACACCTGGGTCAACAGCGGTCGAGGAGCCGGAACGCAGGGATACCGACACACCGGGCGGACCAATGTGGCCTTTGCCGATGGTCACGCCCGACCATGGAATCGCAGACACACCGAGACCTACGACCTTGAGAAACCATACATCGGAGATAACAACGGTTTCCTGTCGCCAGACAACAGCCTGTATGATCTCAAGTAG
- a CDS encoding thioredoxin family protein: protein MALTPSTMLPLGTRAPDFQLPDTSGKTVCLSDFSEAPALLVIFMCNHCPYVKHVRAELARMTAEFKDQGVAVVGINSNDVNSYPEDSPEKMREEAVAAGYAFPYLYDSSQQVAKAYRAACTPDFFLFDGQRRLVYRGQMDDSRPGNGKPVTGADLRAAVSAVLAGEPVHSDQKPSIGCNIKWKPGNEPTY, encoded by the coding sequence ATGGCATTGACGCCATCGACAATGCTTCCCCTGGGGACTCGCGCTCCGGATTTTCAACTGCCGGACACTTCAGGGAAGACGGTATGCCTTTCGGATTTTTCCGAAGCGCCGGCTCTGTTGGTGATCTTCATGTGTAACCACTGTCCCTATGTGAAGCATGTTCGGGCTGAACTGGCGCGAATGACCGCTGAGTTCAAGGACCAAGGCGTCGCCGTTGTGGGGATCAACTCGAACGACGTCAACAGTTATCCCGAGGACAGTCCCGAGAAGATGCGAGAGGAAGCCGTGGCGGCCGGCTACGCGTTTCCCTACCTTTACGATTCCAGTCAGCAGGTGGCCAAGGCATATCGGGCCGCGTGCACGCCGGACTTTTTCTTATTCGACGGCCAGCGCAGACTGGTCTACCGTGGTCAGATGGACGACAGTCGACCCGGCAACGGCAAGCCCGTAACCGGTGCCGATCTTCGGGCGGCGGTCAGCGCCGTCCTGGCAGGAGAACCGGTCCATTCCGACCAGAAGCCAAGCATCGGCTGCAATATCAAGTGGAAGCCGGGAAACGAGCCGACGTACTGA